Within the Desulfuromonadales bacterium genome, the region AAGACCAAACAGTTCATGAAGGAGTCGATCGAGGCGATCGATTCCTACCTCACCCAGGAGGACTGGCGGGTCAACGAGAACGCCAACATGGGCTACTCGCTGCAGGGGCTCAACAATCATATCGCCGCCAACATCACCAGCAACTACTGGCTCTCCAAGATCTACCCCGCCTACATCGCCGATGCGCATCGCGAGGGGGATTACCACATCCACGACCTCGGGATGCTCAGCGTCTACTGCTGCGGCTGGGACCTGCGCGACCTGCTCCTGAAGGGGTTCACCGGCGCCTACGGCAAGGTGCAGAGTGGGCCGGCCAAGCACTTCCGCACGGCGCTCGGGCAGGCGGTGAACTTCTTCTACACCCTGCAGGGGGAGGCGGCGGGCGCCCAGGCCTTCGCCAACTTCGACACCCTGCTCGCCCCCTTCATCCGCTACGACGGGCTCAGCTACAAGGAGGTCAAGCAGTCGATCCAGGAGTTCATCTTCAACATGAACGTCCCCACCCGGGTCGGCTTCCAGACCCCCTTCACCAACATCACCATGGACATGACGCCGCCGCGGAACATGGCGAGCGAGGCGGTCATCATCGGCGGCGAGCTGATGGAGGAGACCTACGGCGACTTCCAGGCGGAGATGGACCTGTTCAACCGCGCCTTCTGCGAGGTGATGATGGAAGGGGACGCCTCCGGGCGCATCTTCTCCTTCCCCATCCCGACCTACAACATCACTGCCGGCTTCGACTGGGAAAGCCCCCGCTTCCAGCCGATCTGGGAGATGACCGCCAAGTACGGCATCCCCTATTTCTCCAACTTCATCAATTCCGACATGGATCCCGAGGACGCCCGCTCCATGTGCTGCCGCCTGCGCCTCGACAACCGCGAACTGCGCCGCCGCGGCGGCGGCCTCTTCGGTTCCAACCCCCTGACCGGCTCCATCGGTGTCGTCACCCTCAACCTGCCCCGGGCCGCCTACCAGGCCGGTGGCAGCTGTGCGGCCTTC harbors:
- a CDS encoding ribonucleoside triphosphate reductase, translating into MLEFIRKRDGRLVPFEEGNITAAIEKAVRAVGGSDMTRAAGIARQVVGILDVLYKDGRVPTVENVQDLVEKILIENGHARVAKAYILYRQQHESLRKTKQFMKESIEAIDSYLTQEDWRVNENANMGYSLQGLNNHIAANITSNYWLSKIYPAYIADAHREGDYHIHDLGMLSVYCCGWDLRDLLLKGFTGAYGKVQSGPAKHFRTALGQAVNFFYTLQGEAAGAQAFANFDTLLAPFIRYDGLSYKEVKQSIQEFIFNMNVPTRVGFQTPFTNITMDMTPPRNMASEAVIIGGELMEETYGDFQAEMDLFNRAFCEVMMEGDASGRIFSFPIPTYNITAGFDWESPRFQPIWEMTAKYGIPYFSNFINSDMDPEDARSMCCRLRLDNRELRRRGGGLFGSNPLTGSIGVVTLNLPRAAYQAGGSCAAFHARLAELMRLAFESLEIKRKQLERFTEEGLYPYSRFYLTAIRERSGHYWD